In the Doryrhamphus excisus isolate RoL2022-K1 chromosome 2, RoL_Dexc_1.0, whole genome shotgun sequence genome, GGCAGTCAAGCAGACACATTATGTGTACCTGAAATGCAATGAGATCCCATATTCCTACTTGGATACTCTCACTTTAACAATATGTGTGTACTGACTAAGTCGTATTACTATCATTGCTACTGCAGAACTGGTACAAGTCTCCAGTGAATGTATACCTGACATTACAGTATATGATATTTGGGTGCTCACAGGGTAAAGCGCAGTCCAGGAACTCCAGCTGGTCTACAGCTATATCGCCTCTCTGTCCTTCAGACCGGTGTGAGTAAAGATGGATCTGAAATGTTGTGGCAATGCGGCCCAGAAAGATGATGGCCTCTCTCCATCCCCGGACGCTGGTGGCCTCAGGACGCCACACGACGGCCTGTTGAGCGTTCTCCTGAATTACAGACGCCCACAGTGGAGAAGAGCCAAGTCCTGTTTCACCTGCAAGGAATCACATGTTGACTTTAGTCGGCAGTCCGTGGCTATCATATCTAAAGAAAGGATTCGACGGGGGTTACCTGAATCCCACATGAAATATCTAAGACGAAGGCGACATGTGGGGGACGACTGTTGCATCGATGGTGACACCAGGACAGCGGTGCTGACACTGGCGGACTTGACCTCAGTCACAGCCATAAACCAACCTGTGTGATGATGCGgtattacactcatattacatgcattttttttaatacagagTTCCTGCAGTTTTTATTTAATGGAGTCTTTTTTCCCCTGCGTCAAATATATTTATCAcctagggtttttttttttttgtaaaatcgGTTCAGTTGAATGAAATACCAACAATTATCTgtattatatttacaaataacGTGTTGATTATTTtacttatataaaatataaatatagtgtAGAAAACTTTTCCCTTCAGATATTTGACCTGACGCCGAGTGCCCTCAACATCTGTACACAAATATTTCTATTCTATTCCACTTATTTGGTATATTTAATGCATTTTGATACAACTTGAGGTAAACAAAGTGGGTAAACCAAACacctcaatcaatcaataatgcatgctgggaagtcCATGTGCACACTTCTgcaacaggaagttacccagcatgctttgagggttattaattcattagtataaaatgtaattgttttgCAAATATATCATTGTGTagacatttattttgatatttgcgCAGTCTGTATGGTCTGTATGTATGGTTGGTATTGTTTTGTAGCACCGTGACTGAGGGAGATAGTCGGTTTGTGCAAATATGGCTATAAAATCCAACGGATGTTGCAGTGTGGATAATttattggattggttttagtattttttaatgtggaaaatgtatcaaaatgtcCCTTTCcatctattatttttttctgtattcagCCCCCGGcagaaacctttttttttacaccctgaCTTAATTTAGTTTACATGATTCTACATTTGATTCAGGAACTAATGGCACCGCTGCATGAAATACCTGAGGCAGTCCCGATGGTGAAGTCAGAGGAGGGCCCGCTTTGAGGCATCATGTCACCTCTCTGACGCCTCTCCCACTTGTAAgctgcattcaaggactgctCCTTCCAGCCGCACAATCCAGCATCCTCAAAGTCACATACAAACCCCTTCAGATATccttgagaggaaaaaaaaaaccttgattAGTAatgcaaaatgtatatttttccatatataCCCCAGTTTgttttgtatgtgtatgtattcgATGTATTGGTGGATGCTTCTGTGTTAGGACATACCACAATCCTGCTCATCGTCACATTCAGAACAGTCACATACAAAGTCGCATTTCCTTTCGGGGCTTTCACATGGATGGCATGCAGCTGTGATATAAGAGCAAACAATCATGAACCTCCATGCAGTGCAGAGCAGTCAATGTCCTGCATGCATCAAGTTGGAATGGTTCTTTTTGGCTGAATTAAATGTTGTTTAGTTAATTAATTCAGTTGTCTCATAGCATATTTCATAACTCAGAGAATTTATggccgttttttttcccccagcagGTCCAAAGGCCGACGGGAAAGTAATCAGGTTAATGTCATGGGGAAAAAGACAACTGTACATCCAAAGGTCTCTCAGTCTGACATTACACTGTCAATCACATAGGACTGGTACATctagactaggtgggacacacacaccactcggactagataggacagctgtaatCTGAGAGCTTGGTGCAATATCTAATCTATTTATCCTCTAAAAGGAGGAGGCAGGTCCAGACAGGAAAGGTTGATTCTTTAGTGATGAATAGGATACAATGGAGTGGGGCATCCCATTCACATTTAATGATGGTCATGGTGGGTCCAAGAAACCAAGATggtttgaatgacttaataCTTTAGGAAGGGATGAAAGGACAGCtttgagagctgtcctatctagtctcacAACAACCTTAACAGTCTCGTTGTGATCAGTTGAATACCCTGAGAAAACTGTTGATGCTGTTTGTGTCTTGCTGCCTTCACTTTTAAGAAAAACAAGTCCTAATGTATTGAGATCAGTCACTAATTTGGCCGATCAACAATATTAAATTttctttgcattaaaaaaaagtatggtgACTCTCATCCTTCTTTTGCAATGTATGACAGTTACCTGAATGTGAGAACTAATTATATGaactatataaatacatttacatcATAAACATAACATTGCCTTCAGCATATTGACACCCAATGTGATCTGCTTTGGATCATCAGCTGTCCTTCTCCCCACTTCTGATCATTTATCATGGTTTCATCTGCACATCTTATTCCACAATCTTCCACATCTTATTCTTTTCTGCAGAAAAGAAACTACAGCTTCCTCCAtattgaacaaatgaaacaaaaaaatgataaagcACACTTCTTCAAGAGATGGGCTGAGCAGATTCTTACCCAAGTGTAGTATCAAGGCCAAGATGAAGGCTGACATCCTGATTTGTAAAACGTCCTTCATCTTCCACCACATCTTTAGCGCCTCAAACCACGAAACCTAACCAGCTCTAGTCGACTCTTCCTGTACTTTCTCCACATTGATAACAGCTGGACTTTAAGTTCTCCCAGCATGCAATTGCACCACAGCGCCATAAAGAAAGTGCTCTTTCACACCCTACACCACAGTGTACAGTATTGCGAAAGAGACATGATTAATCAAGGCACATATTGGCAAGGCTTGTAGTGGTTTGACATGGAACCTTAACAAATATGTCAAGTGTATTTATAATTCCTTGTGTCTACATGGCTCATTATATGTTGTCAGTGATGTATGTCAAGTTTCAGAGTTGAAAGCATGTATTTTAAGCGACAAGTGAGTTGAGATGGCTAATGTTAGTTGGGTAAGAACAATGAGGACATAGTCTCGTAGAGTGTGCCTCTCAAAATGATCCACAAAAACAATCTTTGCAAGAACCGCTTTTACTCATTGttaaccaacacaaaaacatggttGGTGGCAAACATCTACATCAAGGAGCATCATTTAGTTCCAGATCTAGTGACTTATCATGAAGTTATGCAAATATTTTGGCTCATacatcatagaaaacctgtttatgacctacAAATTTTTTAGACCCCTGTAGACATGCACTAACATCCTATAGTCAACACCAGTAGTCTTTTTTAGTAATCATAACCACAGCAAATAAGCCATTTTTGACATAAACAAGacttgctcatgtgtgttgcaataCATGTTATCCACACGTgtggacaggaaatgacattaGGGGTCCGAGTGAATTATGCCCCCTGTTTCTGTagtctgtattattattattattatgatcattttggTATTATTGTTGAGCTTAATGTCAGATAATTGAAACCTGTTGTTCCAACGACAGTCTGATACTTGTGTGCCTCACCGAATAATACTGACGCCTAGTGGCCGAAAAAATATCGAAGAATAAATTCGAACACTTTGCTTTCATTTCtttacacaggaagtgaacaaacctcAAATGACAAAACCTAAGTAAACACGTATACACGCAAATGTAGTCATTTTCATTGtctttatgatgatgataaattGGTACATTGTACATCAAACAAAATCAGAATGCCTTGCTGAAAGACACATTTTCTGACATTAGCAGCTAACATTGTTGTGTAAGTTCACACTTGATAGTCGGGCAGTCAGTCCAGAGAGCCAAATACGTGTCAGGTTTCCATAATATGTATAACAATATGGTAATACATACGCGGTATTAAAAAAGCCAGTGTTAAATGGTTTATGACTGTATTGCTAAATTAAAACTCAGTTTTGTTCCAGTTTATTTTAGTACCCTTCATTGTCCCATGTCACCTCATAGTCAGGATATCTGGCCTTCAGTTTCTCAGTGGTCACTGCGTGGTTTGCTCTTCCAAAGCCCTGTGAGGAATTAAAGAATATTCAATCAAATGTTTTGAGTACGTTATGTGCTGAGCTGGACACTCACCACAGAGTAGCCGTAAACGTGTATCTTCTTGGCCTGGGCATCATGTCTGATCCTGCCCCCTCCTACACACTCACAGTCCAGGAGTCCATCATTTTCAAGCTCCATTGAAACCTTCTCATAGATATCCACTGCCGTGCAAAGACACACGCATAATCATTTGATGTGATtgcatgaaacaaaacaaaaactgcatGCATAGGAAAACATTGTGAAAGTAGCAAAAACTGCATGCATTTATGCGAGGTAGGTGGTGTAACTTTGATTAAGATTTAAGCGTTTTCGTGttcatattgtaaaatattggaTGCACTGACGACCATAGTGTTATATAAATAGGGGGGACCTACATACGGTTTTAACTATATGGTTGGTACTGCTGTGTATGGGTGCATTACATAGTAAAAAGTTTTCGACATACAGAACTGTACAATTATATTCCATCTTGATAATGGTAAACATTTGGCTCAAGGTATGATGTAGTGCTGTGctccaaccacaataataaacatgtatACTCATTCATACTTGTGTCAGTGTATCCATCAATACAAAGCGCACACACATACTCACCATGGTACTCCGCCCAACCGTATCCTCGGACTATATCGACCTCTGTATCGTCTCCCTGCTCCCTGCTGTGTACTCTGATGAGAATGTACTTGAACACGCCGGAGGGGTCGATGTCTGCCTGAGGGATGTTTACCATACGGGCGGCTGCTTTCGTTTGGGTGCACATTTCCACGCAACTCGCCAGCAGGGACGCTAGTAAACAAAATGGTTCGTATCTTAATAGGATAATCAGTTTCTCTGTTTGTAAATTCAGAAGCAGACGATGGGATGAAAgtattaaatttataataacATGCCGACGACACGCGCGACGGTTATTTCTTTTACTTCCTGTATTGTCAAAATACTTCCGAGcaatattttcagaataaaagttTTACCAGGTGGATTGATCTACTTTTACCAACTTGGTAGGATAACTTGCCCAATGATTACTTATCTAAGGTTATACAATTTTGTACAATTAATACTAATCATTTTCGGTGTTTAAAATAATCCATATTGAGGCTAAAGCCTTTATTTTGAAGAGAAGGCGTCAAAACAGTAAGTCACCGAACACAAAATTTCCGTTAgccaaaaaacatacaaatccaTGATTTACACACCTGCGACAAACAtaagaaatgtgttttatttcaagtcACACAAATACACCATGAGAAATATGTTATCCCTTATCATCTTGTATATACAAAATCATTACAACCGCTGTTGCAGTGCCACCACAACCCCTGCTTAATAACGGGATACGTTAGCCTACGTAAGTAAAATGGCTTCCCAGTGTGATGATGAGGCCATTACTTATGTTGAAATGCCTCCAGTAACTTCTAGAAGAGTGAGGTCTTGAATTTGTGTCAGTTAATCATTTTTCTTAATGGCATCAATGCAGCAGATTGGGCAATGTAAACACCTGAATGGCAAACCCTGCAGCAGAATATGTAAACTGTACCAGTGTAATTGTGTGCAATGGTAGGACTAGATGGCGCCGTCATTGCGTCCTCTCCTCTTCCACTCACAAGCACCAAGTGCGATGAAGGTCAGGACGATGACCAAGAGCAAGACACAAAGTACAATGAGGGTTTCCCATACTCCTGGTGCCAATGCCTTCCATGTTGCCATTTTTTCTGACGGCAGCAAATTGCTCAAACTCAACATGTACCCCAGAGCCCATCCAACAGAGGCGTCGCCTGCCTGCAGAAACGGTAACAAAATATAGCGGAAACACGGCCCTTCTTTTTAATTCAAAACGTTGAAAGCACAAAAGGCTCCAAACCGCTCACCTTCTTCTTGAAAGAAATGCGTGAAAAGGACGTTGCATCAAAGCCGTATCCTCTAAGCAGGAGAACCTTGATGTACACAGAGGAAGCACAGTAGTCCCTCAGGCGAGACGCTTGATCTGGAGCATGAACCATCatctaaatacatatttgtgtattaGCACATTTATGTACAACACCATAGAAAAATAATGACTAGCAGCAAAATAAGTGAAAGCTGTTCAATTAGGTACACCAGCACAATCGGACTACTGAGCCCAAACAGGCAATGCACACCTAAAGTGGCCCCCGTGCTGCAGTTTGGCCACCCCTGTATtgcattgtgcaggtgtacctaatgaaatatCCAAAGATGTAATGAGAAAGCTCTTGAAATATTGCTTTATGAATTATTACGTCatctagcaagatctcatagtgtatagactgctcatatatttcatctcctttcatattatctacatactgtatttgtatataactctgggtaaaactgttgattttgttaatacttgggttgtttatattgttttttttaatattgtgtattttgtactgcttaactgattctgtactcttgctgctgtgcaatgcaaatttccccactgagggacgaataaaggcatatcttatcttatctcgtTCAGTGCACAAATTATAACCAAAACTTGTCCCAAGTACCTGCCagcatacagtaaatacatatgacagtaatacataaatacttTACCTGGGCAAAAGTCATCTTGCATACTGTTTTAGCTGCCTCCTCCATTTGGGCAGCAGTGCTCACTGAGATGCCAGTGATACGCTGCAGGAAGGAGTGAATGTAGAAGAAGGCTGAAAATGCCTGGTTAGACAGATGGAGATGCATAAATTCCACATCTgtataccaataccaatatgaGCATGTATTTTGTTAGCTCTCCGTACCATGAAGCTGCCAGTCACATTTGGCTGGAAGACTTTGTCAAAGGAGCAATGAGAGAAAAGGCAGCCGTCGAAAGAGAAGATCTCGGACACGTTTCCTGAACATTGCTCGTAATGTCCACTGCCACGTACTACCAAAGAATCCTGGGCTTTGTAGGAGCTTGGTTTGTACTTGGCTGTGCATGGAGAGTTGAATATACTGTCCAGCTTTATGTTTACAGAGGAGTCGGCAGGATGGCACGGGTGAGTAACAGATGCTGAATAACCTTGAGACTGAGAGAAAGAAACAGAGGACAATTAGTGACATCAGTAGGATTACTTTCCTTATAAATCCAGTATCTGAGCACACTGATGACATAAATAACCTAATTTATCTCCATAGTTTTTTAATGCATCATGTGAGGTGAATATAAACTACCTTGACTATGTGGGCCATCAGCCTCTTGAGGACCTGATCCTGTCCATAGCAGAGGAAGCTGTGTGTGTACAGAGAGTACTCCTGGCCGTACAGACGCAGTTTCATCATCTCCTTCTCATCCTCCACTTTCTCTTTAGTCACAAATGTTATCTGTGTGGATGCACCACCGAAATCCAGGGCCCCCACTGTGGGCCTTCCTGAGCTCAGCCAACGCCCCACAAAGCCATactagaaagaaaaaaatacaaaaaaacacgcTTTGTtgaggaaaaggcggtagaaaatgaatgaatgaatgtttatatttCTTACATCTGACTTGAGTAGTTTTAAACTATTTACCACTGACACAAACGTTTTCAACGTATCAACCGTGTCACGCTCATAAAAAATCCGCTAGGTGTCCTCAGTGAGCTTTCTTGCCTCAAATAACACAAACAACTACTaagcacactagtgtgccgtgaggaattaaacaatattttttaaattaaaatttattaatcattttctgcaaatattatgctATTGTCAAGTGTCCGTGgtgcaatgtaatattcgtccgtgtggcaacacgtagctgattgcctggTTCCTCCCAATAGATTTGAGGTGAGGTGGCACGTGAGGTGAGGCAAGATTATTccaatgtagaaaaaaaacgtactgaggctcaaaaaaggttgaaaaacactgtacgAAGTTGTTGCAACCATTTATTTCATACGTgaacacaatattttatttatctttacaAGTTAGTTTTTAGTATTACTACTTAATTTCCAGCCATGAAACATCATAATGTAACTTTACTACTGATAATCACATATTGTGGAGTTTTAAAAGTATTCTAGTGTACTacaataacattgaaatatatttgatttagattttttgcacggtttttaatttatgttttattattcttttaaagGAACTATGTTACCGCCAGGCTGTTTTTGTATAAAGCGGGTGTATGGATGATGGTGAACAACCAAACTCTATCTGGTGATGACTGGGGCAATAATATGAGGTGGGGGGTCGAATGTGGTGATTATGGGGGTGGGCTTGTTTGTCTTTGACGAAGATTTCTATAGTTTAATCTGACAAATCGTCTCATCGAATGTTATTTAATGTGAAAGTCATGATTTTGTAGGCCAAAATTCTCTTCCTGTGTGTAATGTGAAGTCCTCACTTTTGTAAGTCGTAATTTTAATCACCAAAGACCGTCCAAatgaagataagatatgcctttattcgtccctcagtggggaaatttgctgATTGTATCTGAAAATTATCTATTTATAGCAAAATTATAGACATTCtctttaatatataatatattttttaggaaTGAATAAACTGGCAGcacattttattcaattatttgcTTGATTtggatacaaatacaaattctCACCTTGATGAAATTCTCTAAAAGATAGTTGACAGTGACCCAACCATATGCACCTTCCTCTTGACCGGACAGAATGGCGGCCCCCTGGAAGCTGAACGGGTATGACTGGATTTTATTGCCAACTTCCAGCAGAATTTGAGCAGACTGTTGTGGACTGGAGATACTGGGAGAATGAAAAACATCTGTGTCATCAAATTATGACACATTTAAGCAACTTTAGAATCAGCATTATATGTTTGAAGCGCCTTTATGGGATGTTTTTAGTGTGACCAGGTTTTGCAGATTAAGGTATTTTACATTcatgttttatgttgtttgaATGTTAACAGGTGGATACAGAGGTTCATTAAATAAACGCTGCTATCTAGTGGTGAAGTATtaaaagggggcctattatacAAATTTTTGTGTCTATGTATTTAGTTGTGGGCTccttcacacaataacccacacaatacactttccagatcttccagttgCTGCACCTCTTCTTGCAGTGTTTCCTTGGGTTTTCTGTCAATATTTTACATGTGATTTCAGCTATTCGATTTTTttctagggtcgcaggggtgctggagcctatcccagctgtcttcgggcgagagacagtgtacaccctggactggtggccagccaatcatagggcacatatagacaaacaaccattcacactcacattcatacctatggacaatctggagtcgctaattaacctagcatgtttttggaatgtgggaggaaaccggagtacccggagaaaacccacgcatgcacggggagaacatgcaaactccacacagagatggccgaggatgggattgaaccctggtctcctagctgtgaggtctgcgcgctaaccactcgaccaccgtgccgcctaaaaggggacctattatactaatTTTCGGGTCTATGTAtttagttgtggactccttcacacgataacccacacagtaagctttccagatcttccagttgCTGCACCTCTTCTTGCAGTGTTCCCTTGGGTTTTCTGTCAATGTTTTACATGTGACTTCAAGCTATGCGATTTTTTTCTACTGTCAAAAGCTGCATAGGCGGCTAAATAATTCTGTTTTTGTCTCTatatcaaacttaaaaaaataaatagatgaatgTGCAAGCACACAGTGACTTACT is a window encoding:
- the entpd2b gene encoding ectonucleoside triphosphate diphosphohydrolase 2, coding for MAQCAAHPAALILLLVLGAATVLLLTLPSQDIPKAPGFMYGIVLDAGSSHTSLYVYKWPADKQNGTGVVTQHSECHAKGGGISSYAGQQGAVGQSLEACLDQAVQDVPAHRHKVTPVYLGATAGMRLLHISSPQQSAQILLEVGNKIQSYPFSFQGAAILSGQEEGAYGWVTVNYLLENFIKYGFVGRWLSSGRPTVGALDFGGASTQITFVTKEKVEDEKEMMKLRLYGQEYSLYTHSFLCYGQDQVLKRLMAHIVKSQGYSASVTHPCHPADSSVNIKLDSIFNSPCTAKYKPSSYKAQDSLVVRGSGHYEQCSGNVSEIFSFDGCLFSHCSFDKVFQPNVTGSFMAFSAFFYIHSFLQRITGISVSTAAQMEEAAKTVCKMTFAQMMVHAPDQASRLRDYCASSVYIKVLLLRGYGFDATSFSRISFKKKAGDASVGWALGYMLSLSNLLPSEKMATWKALAPGVWETLIVLCVLLLVIVLTFIALGACEWKRRGRNDGAI
- the phpt1 gene encoding 14 kDa phosphohistidine phosphatase; translation: MCTQTKAAARMVNIPQADIDPSGVFKYILIRVHSREQGDDTEVDIVRGYGWAEYHVDIYEKVSMELENDGLLDCECVGGGRIRHDAQAKKIHVYGYSVGFGRANHAVTTEKLKARYPDYEVTWDNEGY